A single Struthio camelus isolate bStrCam1 chromosome 6, bStrCam1.hap1, whole genome shotgun sequence DNA region contains:
- the ZFAND2B gene encoding AN1-type zinc finger protein 2B isoform X6: MELPDLGAHCSEPACKRLDFLPLKCDACEQIFCTDHVAYAQHSCTSAYKKDVQVPVCPLCNTPVPVRRGEMPDVVVGEHIDRDCKSDPAQRKRKIFTNKCLKPGCKQKEMMKVICDQCHKNYCLKHRHPLDHDCSGAGRPLSKAGHAAVARAEASSSKAVTVSSSGASRPADSPSAPASARGGRAATSQTRSASPPAVLLQNGLSEEEALQRALEMSLAESAQSSVQPPSTQEEEDLALAQALSASEAEYQQLQRQTHGSKPSNCSMS; this comes from the exons ATGGAGTTGCCGGACCTGGGCGCGCACTGCTCCGAGCCGGCCTGCAAGCGCCTGG ACTTCCTGCCGCTGAAGTGCGACGCCTGCGAACAGATCTTCTGCACCGACCACGTCGCTTACGCCCAGCACAGCTGCACTTCCGCCTACAAGAAG GATGTGCAGGTCCCTGTGTGTCCTCTCTGCAACACCCCAGTCCCCGTAAGGCGGGGGGAGATGCCCGATGTCGTGGTGGGGGAGCACATTGATCGTGACTGCAAGTCTGACCCTGCACAGCGCAAGCGCAAG ATCTTCACCAACAAGTGTCTGAAGCccggctgcaagcagaaggagATGATGAAGGTGATATGTGACCAGTGTCACAAGAACTACTGCCTCAAGCACCGGCACCCCCTGGACCATgactgcagtggggcagggcgtCCCCTCTCCAAAGCTGG ACACGCTGCAGTTGCAAGAGCTGAGGCATCCTCTTCCAAAGCAGTCACTGTGTCAAGCAGCGGAGCTTCccggccagcagacagcccctctgctccagcctctgccAG aggaggcagagcagccacATCCCAGACTCGCAGCGCCTCTCCTCCGGCTGTCCTGCTGCAGAACGGACTG agcGAGGAAGAGGCGCTGCAGCGAGCTCTGGAGATGTCCCTGGCAGAGTCAGCACAGAGCTCTGTGCAGCCACCCAG CACGCAAGAGGAGGAAGATCTGGCACTGGCCCAGGCACTGTCAGCGAGCGAAGCTGAGTACCAACAGCTACAGCGGCAG ACGCATGGTTCAAAGCCATCAAACTGCAGCATGTCCTAG
- the ZFAND2B gene encoding AN1-type zinc finger protein 2B isoform X3, whose amino-acid sequence MELPDLGAHCSEPACKRLDFLPLKCDACEQIFCTDHVAYAQHSCTSAYKKDVQVPVCPLCNTPVPVRRGEMPDVVVGEHIDRDCKSDPAQRKRKIFTNKCLKPGCKQKEMMKVICDQCHKNYCLKHRHPLDHDCSGAGRPLSKAGHAAVARAEASSSKAVTVSSSGASRPADSPSAPASARGGRAATSQTRSASPPAVLLQNGLSEEEALQRALEMSLAESAQSSVQPPSSTQEEEDLALAQALSASEAEYQQLQRQDRELKSNCSGDLTVLASLVWEDCIPDGGCSWLLNLC is encoded by the exons ATGGAGTTGCCGGACCTGGGCGCGCACTGCTCCGAGCCGGCCTGCAAGCGCCTGG ACTTCCTGCCGCTGAAGTGCGACGCCTGCGAACAGATCTTCTGCACCGACCACGTCGCTTACGCCCAGCACAGCTGCACTTCCGCCTACAAGAAG GATGTGCAGGTCCCTGTGTGTCCTCTCTGCAACACCCCAGTCCCCGTAAGGCGGGGGGAGATGCCCGATGTCGTGGTGGGGGAGCACATTGATCGTGACTGCAAGTCTGACCCTGCACAGCGCAAGCGCAAG ATCTTCACCAACAAGTGTCTGAAGCccggctgcaagcagaaggagATGATGAAGGTGATATGTGACCAGTGTCACAAGAACTACTGCCTCAAGCACCGGCACCCCCTGGACCATgactgcagtggggcagggcgtCCCCTCTCCAAAGCTGG ACACGCTGCAGTTGCAAGAGCTGAGGCATCCTCTTCCAAAGCAGTCACTGTGTCAAGCAGCGGAGCTTCccggccagcagacagcccctctgctccagcctctgccAG aggaggcagagcagccacATCCCAGACTCGCAGCGCCTCTCCTCCGGCTGTCCTGCTGCAGAACGGACTG agcGAGGAAGAGGCGCTGCAGCGAGCTCTGGAGATGTCCCTGGCAGAGTCAGCACAGAGCTCTGTGCAGCCACCCAG CAGCACGCAAGAGGAGGAAGATCTGGCACTGGCCCAGGCACTGTCAGCGAGCGAAGCTGAGTACCAACAGCTACAGCGGCAG GATCGTGAACTGAAAAGTAACTGCAGTGGTGACTTGACTGTGCTAGCGTCACTCGTGTGGGAGGACTGCATTCCTGATGGTGGCTGCTCTTGGCTGCTCAATCTCTGCTAA
- the ZFAND2B gene encoding AN1-type zinc finger protein 2B isoform X4 — translation MELPDLGAHCSEPACKRLDFLPLKCDACEQIFCTDHVAYAQHSCTSAYKKDVQVPVCPLCNTPVPVRRGEMPDVVVGEHIDRDCKSDPAQRKRKIFTNKCLKPGCKQKEMMKVICDQCHKNYCLKHRHPLDHDCSGAGRPLSKAGHAAVARAEASSSKAVTVSSSGASRPADSPSAPASARGGRAATSQTRSASPPAVLLQNGLSEEEALQRALEMSLAESAQSSVQPPSTQEEEDLALAQALSASEAEYQQLQRQDRELKSNCSGDLTVLASLVWEDCIPDGGCSWLLNLC, via the exons ATGGAGTTGCCGGACCTGGGCGCGCACTGCTCCGAGCCGGCCTGCAAGCGCCTGG ACTTCCTGCCGCTGAAGTGCGACGCCTGCGAACAGATCTTCTGCACCGACCACGTCGCTTACGCCCAGCACAGCTGCACTTCCGCCTACAAGAAG GATGTGCAGGTCCCTGTGTGTCCTCTCTGCAACACCCCAGTCCCCGTAAGGCGGGGGGAGATGCCCGATGTCGTGGTGGGGGAGCACATTGATCGTGACTGCAAGTCTGACCCTGCACAGCGCAAGCGCAAG ATCTTCACCAACAAGTGTCTGAAGCccggctgcaagcagaaggagATGATGAAGGTGATATGTGACCAGTGTCACAAGAACTACTGCCTCAAGCACCGGCACCCCCTGGACCATgactgcagtggggcagggcgtCCCCTCTCCAAAGCTGG ACACGCTGCAGTTGCAAGAGCTGAGGCATCCTCTTCCAAAGCAGTCACTGTGTCAAGCAGCGGAGCTTCccggccagcagacagcccctctgctccagcctctgccAG aggaggcagagcagccacATCCCAGACTCGCAGCGCCTCTCCTCCGGCTGTCCTGCTGCAGAACGGACTG agcGAGGAAGAGGCGCTGCAGCGAGCTCTGGAGATGTCCCTGGCAGAGTCAGCACAGAGCTCTGTGCAGCCACCCAG CACGCAAGAGGAGGAAGATCTGGCACTGGCCCAGGCACTGTCAGCGAGCGAAGCTGAGTACCAACAGCTACAGCGGCAG GATCGTGAACTGAAAAGTAACTGCAGTGGTGACTTGACTGTGCTAGCGTCACTCGTGTGGGAGGACTGCATTCCTGATGGTGGCTGCTCTTGGCTGCTCAATCTCTGCTAA
- the ZFAND2B gene encoding AN1-type zinc finger protein 2B isoform X1: MELPDLGAHCSEPACKRLDFLPLKCDACEQIFCTDHVAYAQHSCTSAYKKDVQVPVCPLCNTPVPVRRGEMPDVVVGEHIDRDCKSDPAQRKRKIFTNKCLKPGCKQKEMMKVICDQCHKNYCLKHRHPLDHDCSGAGRPLSKAGHAAVARAEASSSKAVTVSSSGASRPADSPSAPASARGGRAATSQTRSASPPAVLLQNGLSEEEALQRALEMSLAESAQSSVQPPSSTQEEEDLALAQALSASEAEYQQLQRQDRGRSLSSLAHRVLLPVPDAWFKAIKLQHVLGLQGQGVPADVGACL; this comes from the exons ATGGAGTTGCCGGACCTGGGCGCGCACTGCTCCGAGCCGGCCTGCAAGCGCCTGG ACTTCCTGCCGCTGAAGTGCGACGCCTGCGAACAGATCTTCTGCACCGACCACGTCGCTTACGCCCAGCACAGCTGCACTTCCGCCTACAAGAAG GATGTGCAGGTCCCTGTGTGTCCTCTCTGCAACACCCCAGTCCCCGTAAGGCGGGGGGAGATGCCCGATGTCGTGGTGGGGGAGCACATTGATCGTGACTGCAAGTCTGACCCTGCACAGCGCAAGCGCAAG ATCTTCACCAACAAGTGTCTGAAGCccggctgcaagcagaaggagATGATGAAGGTGATATGTGACCAGTGTCACAAGAACTACTGCCTCAAGCACCGGCACCCCCTGGACCATgactgcagtggggcagggcgtCCCCTCTCCAAAGCTGG ACACGCTGCAGTTGCAAGAGCTGAGGCATCCTCTTCCAAAGCAGTCACTGTGTCAAGCAGCGGAGCTTCccggccagcagacagcccctctgctccagcctctgccAG aggaggcagagcagccacATCCCAGACTCGCAGCGCCTCTCCTCCGGCTGTCCTGCTGCAGAACGGACTG agcGAGGAAGAGGCGCTGCAGCGAGCTCTGGAGATGTCCCTGGCAGAGTCAGCACAGAGCTCTGTGCAGCCACCCAG CAGCACGCAAGAGGAGGAAGATCTGGCACTGGCCCAGGCACTGTCAGCGAGCGAAGCTGAGTACCAACAGCTACAGCGGCAG GACAGAGGAAGAAGCCTATCTTCCCTTGCTCACCGTGTGCTTCTTCCTGTTCCAGACGCATGGTTCAAAGCCATCAAACTGCAGCATGTCCTAGGCCTGCAAGGGCAGGGTGTGCCAGCAGATGTGGGAGCCTGCTTGTGA
- the ZFAND2B gene encoding AN1-type zinc finger protein 2B isoform X2, translated as MELPDLGAHCSEPACKRLDFLPLKCDACEQIFCTDHVAYAQHSCTSAYKKDVQVPVCPLCNTPVPVRRGEMPDVVVGEHIDRDCKSDPAQRKRKIFTNKCLKPGCKQKEMMKVICDQCHKNYCLKHRHPLDHDCSGAGRPLSKAGHAAVARAEASSSKAVTVSSSGASRPADSPSAPASARGGRAATSQTRSASPPAVLLQNGLSEEEALQRALEMSLAESAQSSVQPPSTQEEEDLALAQALSASEAEYQQLQRQDRGRSLSSLAHRVLLPVPDAWFKAIKLQHVLGLQGQGVPADVGACL; from the exons ATGGAGTTGCCGGACCTGGGCGCGCACTGCTCCGAGCCGGCCTGCAAGCGCCTGG ACTTCCTGCCGCTGAAGTGCGACGCCTGCGAACAGATCTTCTGCACCGACCACGTCGCTTACGCCCAGCACAGCTGCACTTCCGCCTACAAGAAG GATGTGCAGGTCCCTGTGTGTCCTCTCTGCAACACCCCAGTCCCCGTAAGGCGGGGGGAGATGCCCGATGTCGTGGTGGGGGAGCACATTGATCGTGACTGCAAGTCTGACCCTGCACAGCGCAAGCGCAAG ATCTTCACCAACAAGTGTCTGAAGCccggctgcaagcagaaggagATGATGAAGGTGATATGTGACCAGTGTCACAAGAACTACTGCCTCAAGCACCGGCACCCCCTGGACCATgactgcagtggggcagggcgtCCCCTCTCCAAAGCTGG ACACGCTGCAGTTGCAAGAGCTGAGGCATCCTCTTCCAAAGCAGTCACTGTGTCAAGCAGCGGAGCTTCccggccagcagacagcccctctgctccagcctctgccAG aggaggcagagcagccacATCCCAGACTCGCAGCGCCTCTCCTCCGGCTGTCCTGCTGCAGAACGGACTG agcGAGGAAGAGGCGCTGCAGCGAGCTCTGGAGATGTCCCTGGCAGAGTCAGCACAGAGCTCTGTGCAGCCACCCAG CACGCAAGAGGAGGAAGATCTGGCACTGGCCCAGGCACTGTCAGCGAGCGAAGCTGAGTACCAACAGCTACAGCGGCAG GACAGAGGAAGAAGCCTATCTTCCCTTGCTCACCGTGTGCTTCTTCCTGTTCCAGACGCATGGTTCAAAGCCATCAAACTGCAGCATGTCCTAGGCCTGCAAGGGCAGGGTGTGCCAGCAGATGTGGGAGCCTGCTTGTGA
- the ABCB6 gene encoding ATP-binding cassette sub-family B member 6, whose amino-acid sequence MVVLGSYCEGNSSFAQAWVQQGFQPCFFFTLVPAVLLSVCLLLGALQYACYVRFGRAMEPKYIPRSRLYRGQVLLSLLLALQPLGGLLWQVGGPGRLYGYMVLHACLWALSWGCAIALLQLEHTRVLAQDRTRGHGTVLLLFWALAFAAENLTLVCWRSPLWWWALEDTNQKVQFSLWLLRYVCTFMLFVLGMKAPGLPHKPYMLLVNEEERDVENSQPLLSDASRTTSTWKDFRRKLRLLVQYMWPRGNRLLQGLVLFCMALMGLERAINVFVPIYYKNIVNELTEGAPWHTLAWTVCIYVGLKFLQGGGAGATGFVSNLRTFLWVWVQQFTNRQVQVQLFAHLHGLSLRWHLGRRTGEVLRSVDRGTSSINSLLSYIVFSIVPTIADIVIGIIYFTSAFSAWFGLIIFVCMSLYLTLTIFITEWRTKYRRDMNTRDNEAKSRAVDSLLNFETVKYYNAESYEVNRFNDAIIKYQISEWKVSASLGLLNQTQNLVIGLGLLAGSLLCAYFVTENKLQVGDYVLFGTYIIQLYTPLNWFGTYYRMIQNSFIDMENMFELFHEEQEVKDVVNAGDLRLETGRIEFENVHFSYVDGKEILQDVSFSVMPGQTLALVGPSGSGKSTIIRLLFRFYDVRGGCIRIDGQDISQVKQASLRAHIGVVPQDTVLFNDTISNNIRYGRVTATDQEVQEAAQAADIHDRILSFPDGYNTQVGERGLKLSGGEKQRVAIARTILKGPRIILLDEATSALDTETERNIQASLAKVCAHRTTIVVAHRLSTVVGADQILVLKEGRIAERGRHEELLQKGGVYASMWLQQQQAGDDGDSKERRTEKPPGGKKGQ is encoded by the exons ATGGTGGTGCTGGGGAGCTACTGCGAGGGCAACAGCTCCTTCGCGCAGGCCTGGGTGCAGCAGGGCTTCCAGCCCTGCTTCTTCTTCACGCTGGTGCCGGCCGTGCTGCTGAGCGTCTGCCTGCTGCTGGGCGCCCTGCAGTACGCCTGCTACGTCCGCTTCGGCCGCGCCATGGAGCCCAAGTACATCCCCCGCTCGCGCCTCTACCGTGGCCAGGTcctgctgtccctgctgctggccctgcagcccctcggcgggctgctgtggcaggtgggggggccgggacgGCTCTACGGCTACATGGTGCTGCACGCCTGCCTCTGGGCCCTCAGCTGGGGCTGCGCCATcgccctgctgcagctggagcacaCACGGGTGCTGGCGCAGGACCGGACACGAGGCCATGgcactgtcctcctcctcttctgggctCTGGCCTTCGCCGCTGAGAACCTGACCTTGGTGTGCTGGAGGAGCCCGCTGTGGTGGTGGGCGCTGGAGGACACCAACCAGAag GTGCAATTCAGCCTCTGGCTGCTGCGTTATGTCTGCACCTTCATGCTCTTCGTCCTGGGCATgaaagccccggggctgccccacaAGCCCTACATGCTGCTGGTGAACGAGGAGGAGCGGGACGTGGAGAACAGCCAG CCTCTTCTGTCAGATGCCAGCAGGACCACGTCCACCTGGAAGGATTTCCGGAGGAAGCTGCGGCTGCTGGTGCAGTACATGTGGCCGAGGGGCAACCGCCTGCTGCAGGGGCTGGTGCTGTTCTGCATGGCGCTGATGGGGCTGGAGCGGGCCATCAACGTCTTCGTGCCCATCTACTACAAGAACATCG TGAATGAGCTGACGGAGGGGGCTCCCTGGCACACCCTGGCCTGGACCGTCTGTATCTACGTGGGCCTGAAGTTCCTGCAGGGTGGAGGTGCCG GTGCCACCGGCTTCGTCAGCAACCTGCGCACCTTCCTGTGGGTCTGGGTGCAGCAGTTCACCAACCGGCAGGTGCAGGTGCAGCTCTTCGCCCACCTGCACGGCCTGTCCCTGCGCTGGCACCTGGGGCGCCGCACCGGTGAGGTCCTGCGCAGCGTGGACCGGGGCACCAGCAGCATCAACAGCCTGCTCAG CTACATCGTCTTCAGCATCGTCCCCACCATTGCAGACATTGTGATCGGCATCATTTACTTCACCTCGGCCTTCAGCGCCTGGTTTGGCCTCATCATCTTCGTGTGTATGAGCCTGTACCTGA ctctgaccATCTTCATCACGGAGTGGAGGACCAAGTACCGGCGGGACATGAACACGCGGGACAACGAGGCCAAGTCCCGGGCTGTGGACTCGCTGCTCAACTTTGAGACG GTGAAGTACTACAACGCCGAGAGCTACGAGGTGAACCGCTTCAACGACGCCATCATCAAGTACCAG ATCTCGGAGTGGAAAGTCAGTGCCTCGCTGGGCCTCCTCAACCAAACCCAGAACCTAGTCATTGGCCTGGGGCTGCTGGCGGGGTCCCTGCTCTGTGCCTACTTCGTCACTGAAAACAAGCTGCAG GTGGGAGACTATGTTCTCTTTGGCACCTACATCATCCAGCTCTACACACCGCTCAACTGGTTTGGGACTTACTACAG GATGATCCAGAACTCCTTCATCGACATGGAGAATATGTTTGAGCTCTTCCatgaggagcaggag GTGAAGGATGTGGTGAACGCTGGAGACCTGCGCTTGGAGACCGGGCGGATCGAGTTTGAGAACGTGCACTTCAGCTATGTGGATGG GAAGGAAATCCTGCAGGACGTCTCCTTCTCCGTGATGCCTGGGCAGACCTTGGCCCTG GTGGGACCTTCGGGCTCGGGGAAGAGCACCATCATCCGCCTGCTCTTCCGCTTCTATGATGTGCGGGGTGGCTGCATCCGCATCGATGGGCAGGACATCTCCCAG gTGAAGCAGGCGTCGCTGCGTGCCCACATCGGGGTGGTGCCCCAGGACACGGTGCTCTTCAACGACACCATCTCCAACAACATCCGCTACGGACGGGTCACGGCCACCGACCAGGAGGTGCAAGaggcagcccaggctgctgaCATCCACGACCGCATCCTCTCCTTCCCTGACG GGTACAACACCCAGGTCGGGGAGCGTGGGCTGAAGCTGAGCGGGGGAGAGAAGCAGCGTGTCGCCATCGCACGCACCATCCTGAAGGGGCCCCGCATCATCCTGCTGGACGAG GCCACGTCCGCGCTCGACACGGAGACTGAGAGGAACATCCAGGCTTCCCTGGCCAAGGTCTGCGCCCACCGCACCACCATCGTCGTTGCACACAG GCTCTCCACCGTGGTGGGCGCAGACCAGATCCTGGTGCTCAAGGAGGGGCGCATCGCGGAGCGAGGCag GCAcgaggagctgctgcagaagggcgGCGTGTACGCCAGcatgtggctgcagcagcagcaggccggCGACGACGGCGACAGCAAGGAGCGGCGCACGGAGAAGCCCCCGGGTGGCAAGAAGGGGCAGTGA
- the ZFAND2B gene encoding AN1-type zinc finger protein 2B isoform X5 has product MELPDLGAHCSEPACKRLDFLPLKCDACEQIFCTDHVAYAQHSCTSAYKKDVQVPVCPLCNTPVPVRRGEMPDVVVGEHIDRDCKSDPAQRKRKIFTNKCLKPGCKQKEMMKVICDQCHKNYCLKHRHPLDHDCSGAGRPLSKAGHAAVARAEASSSKAVTVSSSGASRPADSPSAPASARGGRAATSQTRSASPPAVLLQNGLSEEEALQRALEMSLAESAQSSVQPPSSTQEEEDLALAQALSASEAEYQQLQRQTHGSKPSNCSMS; this is encoded by the exons ATGGAGTTGCCGGACCTGGGCGCGCACTGCTCCGAGCCGGCCTGCAAGCGCCTGG ACTTCCTGCCGCTGAAGTGCGACGCCTGCGAACAGATCTTCTGCACCGACCACGTCGCTTACGCCCAGCACAGCTGCACTTCCGCCTACAAGAAG GATGTGCAGGTCCCTGTGTGTCCTCTCTGCAACACCCCAGTCCCCGTAAGGCGGGGGGAGATGCCCGATGTCGTGGTGGGGGAGCACATTGATCGTGACTGCAAGTCTGACCCTGCACAGCGCAAGCGCAAG ATCTTCACCAACAAGTGTCTGAAGCccggctgcaagcagaaggagATGATGAAGGTGATATGTGACCAGTGTCACAAGAACTACTGCCTCAAGCACCGGCACCCCCTGGACCATgactgcagtggggcagggcgtCCCCTCTCCAAAGCTGG ACACGCTGCAGTTGCAAGAGCTGAGGCATCCTCTTCCAAAGCAGTCACTGTGTCAAGCAGCGGAGCTTCccggccagcagacagcccctctgctccagcctctgccAG aggaggcagagcagccacATCCCAGACTCGCAGCGCCTCTCCTCCGGCTGTCCTGCTGCAGAACGGACTG agcGAGGAAGAGGCGCTGCAGCGAGCTCTGGAGATGTCCCTGGCAGAGTCAGCACAGAGCTCTGTGCAGCCACCCAG CAGCACGCAAGAGGAGGAAGATCTGGCACTGGCCCAGGCACTGTCAGCGAGCGAAGCTGAGTACCAACAGCTACAGCGGCAG ACGCATGGTTCAAAGCCATCAAACTGCAGCATGTCCTAG